One window from the genome of Cryptomeria japonica chromosome 6, Sugi_1.0, whole genome shotgun sequence encodes:
- the LOC131043697 gene encoding G-type lectin S-receptor-like serine/threonine-protein kinase At2g19130 — protein MELKIVTRNFSSKVGSGGFGTVFKGHLIDCTLVAVKKMDGSRQDEKQFRAEISSLGNIHHANLVRLRGFCAGGSRRFLIYDYMPNGSLNSLLFTNNSESKQKVLDWKIRFKIALGTARGLLYLYEECRDCIIHCDVKPENVLFDGNLSPKLADFGLAKLMGRDFSRVLTTTRGTRGYLAPEWISGLPITSKVDVYSFGMTLLEIISGRRNLDLTVQDSRQYYFPAWVATQIYNGNVINIVEEGIAEERDLEEVRTACIVGLLCIEKDEEVRPSMRQVVLMLEGKMQPQIPQIERCALTDKQPGLSNTDNDSER, from the coding sequence ATGGAGTTGAAGATTGTAACTAGGAATTTCAGTTCTAAGGTGGGTAGTGGAGGATTCGGCACGGTGTTCAAAGGACACCTAATAGACTGTACACTTGTGGCCGTAAAGAAAATGGATGGTTCTAGACAAGATGAGAAGCAATTCCGAGCGGAAATCAGTTCTCTTGGTAACATACACCATGCGAATTTGGTCAGGCTTCGAGGGTTTTGCGCGGGAGGGTCGAGAAGGTTTCTGATTTATGATTACATGCCCAACGGCTCTCTGAATTCCTTACTCTTCACAAATAATTCCGAAAGTAAACAGAAGGTACTCGACTGGAAGATCCGATTTAAGATCGCGTTAGGCACCGCAAGAGGATTACTTTATCTCTACGAAGAATGCAGAGATTGCATCATTCACTGCGATGTGAAGCCAGAAAATGTTCTGTTCGACGGTAATTTGTCACCCAAGTTGGCCGATTTTGGGTTGGCAAAGCTTATGGGTAGAGATTTCAGCCGCGTCCTGACCACAACGAGAGGAACGAGAGGGTATTTGGCTCCAGAATGGATCTCCGGCCTTCCCATCACTTCCAAGGTTGATGTATACAGTTTTGGTATGACGCTCTTGGAGATCATTTCCGGCCGAAGGAATCTCGATTTAACTGTGCAAGATTCCAGACAGTATTACTTTCCAGCGTGGGTTGCAACACAAATTTATAATGGGAACGTGATTAATATTGTGGAGGAGGGTATTGCAGAGGAGAGAGATCTTGAAGAAGTGAGAACAGCATGCATTGTAGGGTTGTTATGCATTGAAAAGGATGAGGAGGTGAGGCCAAGCATGAGGCAAGTGGTGCTTATGCTTGAAGGGAAGATGCAGCCGCAAATTCCGCAGATTGAGCGCTGTGCGCTAACGGACAAGCAACCAGGACTAAGCAACACTGACAACGATAGCGAAAGGTGA